CCGACCTGCTCGGCCAGTTCGAACGCGCCTTTGATGATGTCGTCGGGATTGATGGAGCCGCGCTCGCGTCGCTGCCGCTTCTCCGCGGTCGCCTGCTTTGCCACGAGGGGCACCTCCGTTGCGAGTAGAACTATTCGAATTTACCGTCAGCCAGTGCGGAGAATGGCCACTTCGTCCGCGTGTCGGGGGCTTGCGACGCCGTCGACTGTACCGGCGTCGACCGCCCGGGTGACACGTCGGGCAGCACCGTGAGACGTGTGCCACATCCAGCGGGTCCTCGAACGGAGAGGTTCCGGAACCTATATACCGTAACAAGTATAGTAATGATTTCCGCAGCTCTTTGGGGCTGAGCTGGCCTCGCCGGTGACGACGACTCGCTCGCGGCGCCACCCGTGGTTGCTGCGGACCGGTCCGAAGGGTAGCTGCGCGCATGGATCTGGGACTTGAAGGGGCCACCGCGGTCGTGGTCGGCGGCACTCGGGGGATGGGCCGTGCGTCGGCCCAGAGCCTGGCCGACGACGGAGCCCGTGTCGGCGTCATCGCGCGGTCTGCCGCTCAACTCGACGAGGTGCTCGAGGACTTGGGCCGGCGCGGCAGTCCGGAACCTTTCGGTGTGTCCGCCGACGTCACCGATCCCGACCAGATCGACGCTGCCTTCCGAGAGGTTGGCGAGTGCTTCGGCGGTCAGGTGAACATCCTCGTCAATGCCGTCGGCCCGAGCACCCGTGGCGGATTCGACGCGCTCACCGACGAGCAGTGGCATGAGGCGATCGAACTCGGGGCGATGTCGATGGTGCGTTGTGTGCGGGCCGCGCTGCCGCTGCTGCGG
The DNA window shown above is from Mycolicibacterium confluentis and carries:
- a CDS encoding SDR family NAD(P)-dependent oxidoreductase; this encodes MDLGLEGATAVVVGGTRGMGRASAQSLADDGARVGVIARSAAQLDEVLEDLGRRGSPEPFGVSADVTDPDQIDAAFREVGECFGGQVNILVNAVGPSTRGGFDALTDEQWHEAIELGAMSMVRCVRAALPLLRSAEWARIVNFSASSTKRQGESLVAYTAAKSMIASVSKNLSLSLAREEILVNVISPGSVASEGLRGWARTVGVDGDDPYRLMAAISEHFGHPAHLPRTGLPEEIGPVVAFLASRRNSYMTGANVNVDGGTDFC